From the genome of Miscanthus floridulus cultivar M001 chromosome 10, ASM1932011v1, whole genome shotgun sequence, one region includes:
- the LOC136485098 gene encoding uncharacterized protein, whose translation MGCGPSIPEKYSIRGKGRKRRSIIHEVAVFVPTIRIPVASDIAHPLRGIVSKDLVDRLSTLRAHVVALAEEIYSADVSAVQELQHALEEYLPVVLGLTMKESRLESSVQFRWKTLDDDQECCLASAWYEVLSVVHMMAMLALFEANLLLIPKNSQAGGERKVSEDAKKDVVDSLLRASGCLDYSVHRILAQIPAQVKKSFPSYLQEGMLEAISIQALAQCVEIQLGLASECEKATLSVKRRLACEQVSYFSQAHYCLSGCDTSDSYGKKLLLFLKWKCMEAKAVAYYYHGLVLDKGGEPANHISAVCCLSSADDLLSDSKRACLSFCLANPVTRVPPPWGVMKNMHKKIPDVAYKKFQVYGHLFEQNKNSTLQSVPDLPEFALSLRPEGYELPSTDSIWENVNGQPQIQSLKEHLNDGEDEVDLK comes from the exons ATGGGGTGTGGCCCATCAATCCCCGAGAAGTACAGCATACGAGGGAAGGGGCGCAAGCGCCGGAGCATCATACACGAGGTTGCTGTGTTCGTGCCCACCATCCGCATACCGGTGGCTTCTGACATAGCTCATCCGCTCAGGGGAATAGTTTCCAAGGATCTCGTCGATCGCCTCTCCACACTCCGTGCTCATGTCGTCGCGCTGGCTGAAGAAATCT ATTCTGCGGACGTATCAGCTGTTCAAGAACTGCAACATGCGTTAGAGGAGTACTTGCCAGTTGTTCTTGGTTTAACAATGAAAG AGAGCCGTCTTGAATCGTCAGTACAATTCAGATGGAAGACCTTAGACGATGACCAG GAGTGTTGTTTGGCGAGTGCATGGTATGAGGTGCTCTCAGTGGTCCACATGATGGCCATGCttgcattgtttgaggctaatcTATTACTCATTCCAAAGAACAGTCAAGCTGGTGGTGAAAGGAAGGTATCAGAAG ATGCAAAGAAGGATGTTGTCGATTCATTGCTCAGGGCTTCAGGATGCTTAGACTATTCCGTGCATCGCATACTTGCTCAAATACCTGCACAAGTCAA AAAGAGTTTTCCTAGTTACTTGCAGGAGGGTATGCTTGAGGCCATCTCAATTCAGGCATTGGCTCAG TGTGTAGAAATACAGCTTGGCTTGGCTTCTGAATGTGAAAAGGCAACATTGTCAGTAAAGAGGAGGCTAGCCTGTGAGCAAGTCAGTTATTTTTCTCAG GCTCACTATTGTCTGTCGGGATGCGATACAAGTGACTCGTATGGAAAAAAGCTTCTGCTGTTCCTGAAGTGGAAATGCATGGAGGCTAAG GCTGTAGCATATTACTACCATGGTCTCGTACTGGACAAGGGCGGTGAACCGGCCAACCATATCAGCGCAGTCTGCTGCCTCTCTTCAGCTGATGACCTACTTTCAGACAGCAAAAGGGCTTGCTTGAGTTTCTGCCTGGCAAATCCTGTCACAAG GGTACCTCCTCCTTGGGGTGTCATGAAAAACATGCACAAAAAAATTCCAGATGTGGCTTACAAGAAGTTTCAAGTGTATGGGCATCTGTTTGAGCAAAACAAGAATAG CACACTTCAATCGGTTCCTGATCTACCAGAGTTTGCGCTGTCACTGAGACCAGAAGGATATGAGTTGCCAAGCACTGATTCAATCTGGGAGAATGTTAATGGCCAACCTCAGATTCAGAGCCTCAAGGAGCATCTGAACGATGGCGAAGATGAAGTAGATTTAAAATGA